A region of Dehalococcoidia bacterium DNA encodes the following proteins:
- a CDS encoding 4Fe-4S dicluster domain-containing protein, with the protein MIDRSEKLLQIRYVVSMEPHIVLDSSKCGTCELRSCLYFCPAGCFKEENSEIKFNYEGCLECGTCRVMCPREALKWDYPLGGYGVSFRLG; encoded by the coding sequence ATGATAGACCGTTCAGAGAAACTTCTTCAGATCCGCTACGTTGTTTCAATGGAGCCGCACATAGTGCTGGATAGTTCTAAATGCGGCACATGTGAGTTGAGGTCTTGCCTCTATTTCTGTCCGGCCGGCTGTTTTAAAGAGGAGAACAGCGAAATCAAGTTCAATTACGAGGGATGTCTCGAATGCGGGACATGCCGGGTTATGTGCCCCAGGGAAGCGCTGAAGTGGGACTACCCGCTTGGCGGCTACGGCGTGTCTTTTCGCCTTGGCTAG